Sequence from the Diorhabda carinulata isolate Delta chromosome 5, icDioCari1.1, whole genome shotgun sequence genome:
ACATAACCTCTTCAAAAACTTCTGTCGTCTGTTTCTCTATCTTTATATCACCGCATATCGAGCATGATAGTGAAACTAGACTTCTGcatatttcgataaataatcaattattccACTAATCATTCATGTCAAATTATGCTTAACTAAAAACTGACGTATTTCCAGTACGCGTTCTCATTAAATACAACTGTtgttttacttttgttttacttttaaatttataaataactcAAAATCAATGTTATATTGGTTTTATAGGATACAATGATATTCTCCTTATTCCCGCTGGCGCGACAAATATTAAAATCGAAGAACTGGCTTCATCGAATAATTATTTAGGTGAGTGTAATCAAATATACATCCCAGCAACACCGCTTTCTATGAGAGAAATGTaaatttgacatatgacataaaTATGGAGGAACCTGCAAAATGTTTTATAAGCTGACTATAAGATTGACAGTAATATTTATGACTTTTACTGACCTCTGTTAAGCACGATGAGTaactaaaaaatcaatattgtaCTATTACAACTATGAAGGAAACTGTAAACGTTTTATTGAAttggattaaaaaaatatgactttCATTACCATCTATTGAATGAAATGTATaactgaaacaaaaatgaacagtgcagttttataaatatcaagaaaactGTTTGTTAACTTTGCGTTAAATTGGATTCAAATTACTTACATTATCCTCTGTCGAAAGagatttataactaaaaaaaaaaactattgaacgtttcattaaattagattgaagaaataaatataacgACCGAGTAATTACACCCGCACTCATACTGTTTAAAACAGTTTACCAACGATCTCTGAAGACGTTAACGAACCGTCGAAACGTACACCAGTACATCAATGTTGATGTAGTAGTAGTGGataaagtgttcaaaaactcgtTTGCTAATATTCTAGTATCAAAATTTCCTTTAATCTTTTCCGAAATACTTGAATCAGTCTGCCATTTAAGAGTCGTTGTTATATTTTAGCTGTTAGAAACACATCGggatattattatttgaatggTAATTGGATGATAGATTTTCCTAAATCGATCGACTTCGCTGGTACTAAATTTAAATATGATAGAATCTCTCAAGAAATCGACGCGCCGGATAAAATATCAGCTCTCGGACCAACAGATGAATCCTTATTCATTGTTGTaagtaaaacattaattttttcgtagttaatatcaatttatatcatttttttttttacttacagCTCCTCTATCAAGACGGAGACGTACCAGTGAGTTACACTTACAGTTTACCAACTATGGTACCGCCTCCACCCAACGAAACTTATGCCTGGATATACGATGAATACACACCGTGTTCGGTATCCTGCGGTAAAGGTAAACTGATctttattttcgtaaaattataACCTACAAATTGCTCTTCATATTTTGCAAAGGTAATCAGAGTAGGAATGTGAGTTGTGCCGAAAGAAACTCATTGAAACCAGCTTCAGAATCACTTTGCGAAGGTAACAGTAAACCAGAGTCCTCAAGAATGTGCAATGAGATAGATTGTGAAGCTAATTGGGTACTAGAAGAATGGACTAACTGCTCAGTACCTTGCGGAAAACAAGGTGGCGTTCAAAAGAGAAAAATCGTTTGTAAGAAAATTACCGCTAATGGAACGGAAATAGTCGTTGATAATAAAGAATGTTCTAAAGAGTCGCAACCTGAAGAAGAAAGACCGTGCAACGTTGATACATTATGCCCGAAATGGTATCTCGAGCCTTGGAAACCGGTAGGTACAATTAAATTCTTTCTCATATTCCggaaactaatttttaaaacgGGAAATTGCCTTTTATCTTATTCAATTCTTACTTAACTCAGACACcagacaaatatatatttttggttgCCAAATTgtctcgattttaggtctccttTAGAATggaaattacattttaaaacagattCAAAAGTGTCgttttttatacaaatcaaGGCAATTTAGCatcaaaaacatattaaaactTCCTACGACAGATAGATAGTTAATTAACAGTTTAAATTGTTGTGGATCGGTGgatcaaaaaagttttatttcatgGTCTCATCTAATTCAGCTCAATTTTAAACttctgaactagattctactcaaAAAGAAGGCAAATAccattccatctgcaggcaagatcgtggcatcggttttttgggatacgcgtggaataattttcattgactatcttgaaaaaggtaaaactatcaacggcgtgTATCATAGAAACTTATTACAACatttgagtgaagaaatcaagcaaaaacggtcgcATTTGGCTAAGGAAAAAGTATTgttccatcaagacaatgcaccagctcaaacatccgttattgcaatgaccaaaattaataaattaaattttgaattgctacctcgtTAATCAGTCGGTGATCAAACTtatattttgaggagcttgacgattctaattataaaaagggCATCGAACTTATTGGACATCgatggaaaaaaatgtatggagctaaaaggagattccattggaaaatttttgtgttttcttcattgggccagatacttctggaaccatccttgTAAACAAATTCCaaacacaaagaaataaaaacaggCGTTGACGTTGGTTGACTCTGGAAGGTTTGTACTACAACCTAACCTACTACGTAATACCCTTTTTATCGTATAAGCGCGATCAGTACGGTGTTGTGCAGGCGGTCTGATTAAGCCTTTCTTTAGTTTAACTATATTTAATGTTATTCCACACCAAGTAGgcgactttttttttaatagaggTTATTTCAAAGTACCTCGCGGCGATATATGTTGTAACACTTTCACGGGGCAAGCTGTAACTTGTTCTAtgataagaatttattttatatctggATCATTTCATCAAGTTTGTCAAACCGTCGGAGCAAGAACCTGTCCTACAATTAATCGACAATCATCATTCACACGTAAACATCTCAGTGATGAAAAAAGTAGAAGAAAGTCACGTTATCATGCTATAGCACATGCTCCCTCTCCCACATAATCTGTAGCCCTTGAATTTTGGAGTTTATGGTCCCATTCCTGGGATTGTTAAGAATTCTTTGCCATTAGCAATGAATCCTTCTAATATTATGAATGGTTTTAAAGCCACTGGCATATGGCCTCTAAATGCAGATATTTTGAAAGATTCAGATTTTGTTCCATCTTATGTTACGGATCAGCCAAATCCTGCAAGCAAAGAATCTGAAACAGATATGAACATTACTGCCTTCAGCTTGACAACAGCTCAAGTGTCAGTGAAATTATAAATACCATGGAAAATTGTAATCCAGAAACTTCAGCTTTACCTTCAAAAGCAAAATGGTTTCTCTCCATCTAAAATGAGGCTTTACCCGAAAGCTCCACCACGAAAATTGACTAACCACCGTCAACGTAAAAGAAAATGCTGTGTTCTCGCCAGAGAACACCGAGTTAcaaaaagaacaagaagaaagGTTAAATaagacaaagaaaacacaaagaGACTAAGAAGAgtgaagaaaaaggaaaaagatcGAGAGGAAACAGATAAGATAAAAATAGCTAAAAGACAAGgaatagaaaaagtaaaaaaagaaagtttcaaATTCTGATTCGGAATCTGAACCCTAAAATGCCTTAATAGTTTAAGTAAATAAAGAACgtgttacatattttttatttacttttgaatattttttcttttagattaaaaatttgACTTAAAGTGTCTAAGTCTGTTTTAACGTTTGTAAAGTTTCTTATGCCAAATAAatctttagaaaatataaaactggTTTTCCATTCCTAATGTTACAATTTGCCCCAATCACGGGGTAAGTTGTAACACTcgtcagttttttttcaaagcCGTTTCTACCAAAAATCGTTACAGGTTTGATCAAAAGTTTATTTGGGATCGATAGTTGAATAGTTGTTAATTGGAATAGTACTGCTAGATTTCATAAATGCGAAACAAGTAAGTTTTCATATCCAAGAAGCGACAAATTGTTACAACTGGTTGTTACTTCCCTACATTATCTGATAAACTAAAAACAGTATATcaaaacttttgataaaattagttaaaaattgttttctttccaGTGTGATCACCTTTGTGGCGATGGTAAACAAACAAGAGGCATCACTTGTTACATGGAAGACAAAGAAAGGAGGAAGAAAATTCTACCGAATGCTGAGTGCGAAAAAGTATTACCGAAACCGGAAACCGAAAAACCATGCTTTATTAGGCCCTGCGAGGGTGTTGACTGGATCACGTCAGAGTGGTCAGGGGTAAATAACAATTTGGATATACAAACTGAAGAGAATGTGAAAGTAGTAACGAAAAATTTGagttaaaattaacaaaatatttcttaaaaccATAGAAaccgtttatttatttatctttttttttgttacgcAGTTGAGGCAACTGAAACCAAAAGTTCCGGAAGAGCTTTTGCATTCTAAATAGTTTGACCGAAATTGTTAGAGGCTACAAAATTGATCGATAAACTTTCTTTTTAGTGTACAGCTTGTGGTTTAACCCAAGAAACGCGGAAGGTATTGTGCGCcactgaaaatgaaaaagttcaACCCGATGAACTGTGTAATCCCGATAGAAAACCAGAAGCTATAAGGGAATGCGCCTCAAATCCTTGCTTATATCTCTGGTATGCAGGACAATGGAGTGAGGTACGATTTTCTCAACTTTTCaattggaaaattggaaaaaactttcTTATTTATCTCACTAATTAAAAATACGATTTATGGTGAAGGGTCCAACTattctataattaatttattcccATAGTTTAtgtctaaataaattattttagtgtTCGGTAACATGTGGACGAGGTGTTCAAACCAGAGTCATTTTCTGTGGAATTTCTACACCAAATGGCGTCGAAAAAGCTGATGAATCGAAATGTGATCCATCAAAACATTTTGACACAACGAGGAATTGTACtggagaaaaagaagaatgcGATGGGGAGTGGTTTAGTGGTCCAATGGGAGAggtataataaatttatagattttatttaaaaaaatttcaaattcaaatattacagATAAATTATAGAACTTTATTATTGCCCTACTCGGATATATTATCTTCGTAGATTAATTTCCCagtctattttctttttttatcgaCTTTTTCCATATAGATTATCAATttgatgtaataattttttaattttcagtgCTCTAGACCCTGTGGAGGCGGACAAAGAACCAGAAAAGTCGTCTGCATCAAAGATTATCAAGTTGTTCATCCTTCAGCTTGTGGTTCTGACAAAATTGTATTCTCAGAAGAAAAATGCAACGAAGAACCTTGTTCTGAAGGTACTAGCTCAAAAATACTTctgaatataatgaatttttaatcgatagtcaatgaaatttttcgttttagaCACCTTAATGCCAAAGGATATAACTCATCCCGTCGATGAATCAGAACCAACTAAAGAATATTCTGGAAAGAGAGAAGTCACAACAACACCTCTTACAACAGAATGGAGGTCAGACGAAActacaatatttgaaataaccaCAAGTTCAAGCATAACATCTACCGATTCAGACGAATATGAAATTGTGCCAGACACTAACTGTGATGATGGCGAATGGGTGcgtaataaaatgaataaaaaataaaatacaaaaaaaatcgttgCATTACAGGTTGAAGAAAATACAGAAAACGAGAAAGAAAAATCGCAAAGCGTTGACGATAAGATGCAAGCTGATGAAGAAATAATGCAAGGAGATGATCCTTTCGCTTCCGAAGATTTAATGATGGGTGATCAACCATTCGAAGGATCCGGTGAAACAACTTACGGAACAGATTCCACGGATACCTCTTATTCCACAGAAACAACTAGTTTTACTGAATCTACTGGTACTACAGAAGAATTTACAGAAGAGCAACAAAGCACTACTGATTTCTCCGAATCAACAATTGAATTTACAGGCTCTACCGATTCATCAGTTAGCACAGAAACGGGCGAGACCGAATCTACTACATACTTTGCAGACTCTACAGAATCATCTGGTACTACAATAGAAAATACAGGCTCCACCGAATCTGTCGAAACTACCACTAAAATAACTGGTTCTACCCAACATCttggtacaacaatagaatCTACAACCTCCATAGCAATCGAAGAATTTAATGGTAGTGTTATTGAATCAGATGTGAATGCCGCAATATCTAAAGAATCGACTGATGAGACTACTGTTTCTACGGAACTACCAGTTACATCAACAGAATTTACTGAATCCCCTGAAACAACTATTACTGAATCTTCTGAAACAACTATTACATTGCTTAGTTCAACAGAATCTTCGGATACTACTACAGAAAATACAGAATTTACAGGATCAAGTGAATCCACAACAGAATTCACAGCATCTACACATACCTCTGAAAGCGAAACAGATTTAACTAAATCCACAGAAGGTTTCTTAGAATCAACGGAAACTACTATAGAATTCACGGGATCTACTGAAATTACAACGGAAATTACCGGTTCAACGGATCTTTCTCAAAGTACAACATTACTTACTGAATCCACAGAATCATCTGTAAGTGTAACAACTGTCTCATCAGAAGAATCACCTCAGACCACAGAGGAAGCAACAGTTACCTCTACAGAGTTTACAGTAAGCACTGAAACATCTGCAAGTACTACAGAGTTTACCCAATCCACGGAAGAATCTAAGAGTACAAGTGAGAGCATAACAGAATACCCTGAATCAACCACTGGTTCCACAGAATCAACCGGTACTACAGAGTTTACTAGTTCATCCGAATCATCCGTTAGTACAATGGAAACCACTGGATCTACAGAATCAGAAGTTACCGGTTTGACTGAATCATCAGCTAGCACGGTAGAATTTACAGGATCCACAGAATCAACAATTGTTACTGAGATCACTGGCTCAACTGAATCAACAATTAGTACAGAGTCCACTGAAGTAACTGCAGTATCTGGACTCACTAGTTCAACAGAATCATCCGCTGGCACAACAGAATTTACAGGATCGACTGAATTTACAACTGAAATTACAGGTTCAACAGAATCTTCAGCTAGTACAACAGAATTTACGGGATCGACTGAATTTACAACTGAAATTACAGGTTCAACAGAATCTTCAGCTAGTACAACAGAATTTACAGAATCAACTGAAATTACAGGTTCAACAGAATCTTCAGCTAGTACAACAGAATTTACAGGATCCACTGAATTTACAACTGAAATTACAGGTTCAACAGAATCTTCAGCTAGTACAACAGAATTTACGGGATCCACTGAATTTACAACTGAAATTACAGGTTCAACAGAATCTTCAGCTAGTACAACAGAATTTACGGGATCCACTGAATTTACAACTGAAATTACAGGTTCAACAGAATCTTCAGTTAGCACAGTAGAATTTACAGGATCAACGGAATCATCTGAGAGTACCTCCGAATATACTCCATCAACAGAATATTCGAGCTCCACTGAATCATCGTTTGGTACAACGGAATTAACAATGTCAACTGAAACAGTATTTACTGAAAGTACTACAGAATTTAGTAGTAGTACTGAAAGTACTACTTCAATTATGGATATATTCACTTTAAAACCAAGACTATGCAAAAGGCGAAAGATTAAACAGTGTAGACATACCCAATACGGATGCTGTTGGGATAACATCACACCTGCTCAAGGACCATTCGATAAAGGATGTCCTATTCCTCGTACTTGTAAAGAATCTAAATTCGGTTGTTGTGAAGATGGAGTTTCACCCGCTCTTGGATCCAAATTTGCAGGATGTCCTCGTTATCCCTGTAATGAAACTCTATTTGGATGTTGTCCCGATAATAAGACAGTTTCCCAAGGAAATGATAATGAAGGTTGCCCTCCAGTTTGTCTAAGTTCTAAATACGGTTGTTGCAGCGATAATGTAACTGAAGCTACAGGACCTCATCATAAAGGATGCCCAGAAGATACTACAACATTAGAGCCAACAACTGAATCAGTAACAGAAACTACCATATCTACAGTTTCTACCGAGGAAACAACAACTACGTCCGGATCTACTGAAAGTAGCATACCTACAGAGATGACATATTTGTCCACTGAAGTTTTAACAGAAACAACTACAGCCGTAAATTGCAACTTAACTCCATACAGATGTTGTCCAGATGGAATCACTACAGCAGAAGGACCTGGTTTTCAAGGATGTGGTTTGCCTTGTTCAGATACTACATTCGGTTGTTGCCAGGATGCTAAGACTCCTGCACATGGACCAAGTGGAGAAGGATGTTGTTTATCTTCGCGTTTCGGTTGTTGTCCAAATGATATTACACCATCTAGAGGACCAAATCAAGAAGGTTGCGAATGTGTACATTCTCCATATGGTTGTTGTCCCGATAACAAAACTTCTGCACGTGGTTATGATAATGAAGGCTGCGGTTGCCAATTTACCCCTCATGGTTGTTGCCCCGATAGCCTTACAACAGCTACAGGAGCAAATTACGCTGGTTGTCCCTGTTATACTTTCCAATTTGGCTGTTGTCCGGATGGTATTACTATTTCTGAAGGACCTCGTTACCAaggtaaatttaaatttttattcaaattaaccATTTACAcaattcattattcaattattgTCTCTGTTAGGTTGCGGCTGCAGAAATACCGAGTTCGGATGCTGTTCTGATGAAAAAACTCCTGCATCGGGACCTAATGGAGAAGGATGTACCtgtgaaaatagtaaatttGGTTGCTGTATTGATGGTGTTACTGAAGCTAAAGGTGAAAACTACGATGGATGTACTGACACTCCTAAAAACCTTCAAGGTAAGTGAACATATAAAGCAAAAgtttggtaattttattttgagtgcaaattgaaatttttattatttaattgattcTTTTAATTGTAATTGCCTGTGTGACGTTCTGTTCTAAATTATATTGAACCCATTCATATTGTAATTGTTCATCATTGGTGACACCTGGCTTCCAATCACTTTTTAATCTACCGTGTACTTATGTACTATACACCACAGAACATCCcctaagaagaaatgcaaacttagttgttattcggtggaaacaacatggcggattttcgaTGCCAGTGCCAGTATCTTCAAGTTTATCCTATCCTGaaatattcaatggaaaattagAGAAAAGAATACCgttaacttttcaatttttccaataagaTCGTTCGTCATCTAGAGCTATGCCCCTACCTGGCTTTGAAACGAATACccattaatataaaattacatttcTGATAATATCACCTACCTGTGTACCGAAATCTAACGAATGacacattgacattgacagtaatgacacacTAGCGTCACGATTGGTAggtggcagaactaaatttgtgttgccgAGATTTACATACAAGTTGACCTTCTTTTTGTTATGTTGTGTGCTTTAAACCCTACGAAATTctgttaaatatttctataaccATACTTTTCGCCAAGTATATCGTCAAAGGATACTTCAAATTGATTCTCAATGTTTCATTTATGGTTTATTGCAGCTAATTATGTACCTCAATCCATTTATATTTCTCACTAATTTTCCCTGTTATTTTCACAGAAGGGTGCGGAATGCCAAAAGAAAGAGGCAAATGCAGAAACTTCACTGTGAAATGGTACTTCGACATGGATTACGGCGGTTGTTCTAGATTTTGGTATGGTGGTTGTGATGGTAACGAAAATCGCTATAAATCCAAAGAAGAATGCGAGGACATTTGTGTCCAACCGAGAGGAGCAggtgaaaatcaaaaatttgattattttactaTTAAGGATCTATGctcgaaaattatgattttacgggaaataattttgacattttcctTTTAGATCGATGTAAACTACCAAAAGTATCGGGTCCGTGCGAAGGCTATTTTCTTAATTGGTATTacgacaaaaatttcaaaacgtGTACACAATTTGTTTATGGCGGATGCCTCGGTAACAATAATAGGTTCGAAACTAAAGAAGAATGTATGAATACCTGTGCTGTTGACACTAACCCAGGTATTGAAATCTTGATTATAATTTCGGTAGGTGTTGAAGAATGTCTTATTCCATAGATCCTTGTCGACAGAAGAAGGAACCAGGTCCTTGTAAGGGTACGTATCAACGTTACTACTTTGATAACGATCTTGAAGAATGCCAAGAATTTATATATGGAGGTTGTAAAGggaatagaaataattttgtaacgCTCGAATCGTGCAAACAACAATGTGCTCCCGCAGGAAAAAGGAAGGGTATGTCTAAAAATTACTTCTAATTAATTCCTTTTCTTCTTTCGAGCATGCGTATTAGGTAAATGTagtgaaatattggaatttattgagattgaatttcaatattttctttatttgagtaataaatttaataactgTTTCTCGAAATATAGCTTGAGTGGATATATGAAGAACTATTATATTGGAACAGTGTTTCAGCAAAATTAGTAGAGTGAGTGggtttgataagagatggcgtaACTTGTATAATATATCGTTCCAATATTCCGAACCTGCTACTGTTATTGTACGTCTTTGAAGCgtaaacaacaataatttttttccactcaaatatgtcgaacttagttcctgaaaaagtgtttttgcaAGGAGctcttcttcattactttaatatgaagaaaaatgctgccgaaagtcatcgtattttggtcgaagtttatggtgaacatgcTCTAGCTAAGCGAACGTgccaaaagtggtttgcacgatttaaaagtggtgattttggcgatgaacgtcctgggcagtaaaaaaagtttgaagatatAGAGCTGGAAGCATTACTCGATGTGGAGATTGttgccaaacacaagaagagctcgcagccatttcaaaacgtttaaaagcaaggaaatttggttccacatgaactcaagccgagagacgtcgataggcggttttgcatgtccgaaatgctgctggaacgccacagaaggaagtcatttttgcatcggattgttactggtgatgaaaaatggatgaatTGCCATAACCCCAAGCGCAAAATATCATAAATCAcatctaattttgaaataacaatgatatataacctataaattaattttgaatcttacattttcaatttttataaccttataattatataaataatacgaCAGAGTTAAAAAAGAGTTATTTACACGAATAAATAAGGAAGGTTCGGAAATATTAGTAATAATCGCAAAACTAAATATAGAgtgacgaaataaaaaaataaaaattggagtGTACAAGTAGTGACGAGAAAACTAAACgggaaattatggaaatataatTATCATGGGACTTTAAaggattaattaaaataaaagaagttcCAGAATTGCGCAAAGACTCGAAGTTAAGGATCCAGCACGAGGTATCGAAACTAAATAAACTAATGAACGCATTGTGATACATATTGGACTGTACTATCAACGTAAATCTGTCATTAAGATCATCACAATAGTTGTATTGTCgttatctaatataaaaaatttctataatcgattaaataatattcacagtCAAAGTCTAATGCTATTATCCAATATCTGTCATCAATGATTAATCAGTAATAacgaaaattaacaattaatgttaatatttgatCTAGATCATTATTTCGAATAAACATAactatttttgatcaaaattttattattatcacaaaaaatatcacaaaaatcgatttttttttacatttttttgcaaatatttcgttttctatgggttttacACTATTTGTATTTCtcatcaatattgtagagaatttaattctctacaacttttgtatttaacatttttttcatatcttgaaCCGTTCTTGAAATAGAGAGCGAAGAGTTGAGAATTTTCTGAGGTCAACTGGTAGTCTCGATCAAAAACTCGTAATATTCGGGTTTATAGAtttaatattgtcaaaattaatgaaaatttcgaGAACAAGTTCTAATTTtaattctcttcttcttctcattcttattctttttcttcttcttcatcatcgtcGTCATCGTTCCTCTGCTgcagaatttcaaatttctctttctatcattattaatatcgatttgataTGGTACAGCATCGAGACAAGCTTGTCCATTACACTGTCCACAAGCTTTCCTGCATCCACATCTTGAGCTACAGCCACTTCTGAAGTTACAGAATATTGTATTGAGTAATCCATCTGCTGCAGGTGGTGAAATAGTTATAACAAATTCCAGGAATTCGTTACGCATTGTCCAAACCCATTCCTGGGATTCTAAATCGTGCTCTAACTGAGtttaaatttgattgaaatgttGGTGAGCTGCTGCACTCGTTGGTACACTACACAGGTACATTTGATGACGTATAGTGGATTAACGGAGATGATCGATACTATCCACAGATTCCGGAGCATTATAAACTGCTAATAAGGTTTAAATTCCACTCTCGAATAATCTCTGAACCGGACAGTTTTCTTCCTCAAATACTGCAGGgagtttatttcaaatacgatgtacttaattattttctacttcaaGAAAGATTGAATTGATTCTAAAAGTCCTGAATATTACGAGTTTTTGATCAGGACTACCAGTTGACCTTAAATAATTCTCTGACGGTGCGTTCTGCGCCCTCTATCTCGAATACAGTCCAAGGTATGAAatgttgaatacaaaaattgtaaagaattgaattctctacaatattgatcgatttttgtgacctttgacCCCTGAATTAAAGCTTGCGACCATcgaattttgagaatagttCCGTGATGCCAAAATACAAGTGgtaatatactgggtatgtcgattttccgaGGTCAACCCCCTCTAATGACTGgatatattataaaaactcACGGTGTAAAGAGTGTTctttatcaaa
This genomic interval carries:
- the LOC130893638 gene encoding papilin isoform X8, yielding MLGSQVKEDRCRVCGGDDSSCNTFTNIITMKDMQRGVNGSQNDRGYNDILLIPAGATNIKIEELASSNNYLAVRNTSGYYYLNGNWMIDFPKSIDFAGTKFKYDRISQEIDAPDKISALGPTDESLFIVLLYQDGDVPVSYTYSLPTMVPPPPNETYAWIYDEYTPCSVSCGKGNQSRNVSCAERNSLKPASESLCEGNSKPESSRMCNEIDCEANWVLEEWTNCSVPCGKQGGVQKRKIVCKKITANGTEIVVDNKECSKESQPEEERPCNVDTLCPKWYLEPWKPCDHLCGDGKQTRGITCYMEDKERRKKILPNAECEKVLPKPETEKPCFIRPCEGVDWITSEWSGCTACGLTQETRKVLCATENEKVQPDELCNPDRKPEAIRECASNPCLYLWYAGQWSECSVTCGRGVQTRVIFCGISTPNGVEKADESKCDPSKHFDTTRNCTGEKEECDGEWFSGPMGECSRPCGGGQRTRKVVCIKDYQVVHPSACGSDKIVFSEEKCNEEPCSEDTLMPKDITHPVDESEPTKEYSGKREVTTTPLTTEWRSDETTIFEITTSSSITSTDSDEYEIVPDTNCDDGEWVEENTENEKEKSQSVDDKMQADEEIMQGDDPFASEDLMMGDQPFEGSGETTYGTDSTDTSYSTETTSFTESTGTTEEFTEEQQSTTDFSESTIEFTGSTDSSVSTETGETESTTYFADSTESSGTTIENTGSTESVETTTKITGSTQHLGTTIESTTSIAIEEFNGSVIESDVNAAISKESTDETTVSTELPVTSTEFTESPETTITESSETTITLLSSTESSDTTTENTEFTGSSESTTEFTASTHTSESETDLTKSTEGFLESTETTIEFTGSTEITTEITGSTDLSQSTTLLTESTESSVSVTTVSSEESPQTTEEATVTSTEFTVSTETSASTTEFTQSTEESKSTSESITEYPESTTGSTESTGTTEFTSSSESSVSTMETTGSTESEVTGLTESSASTVEFTGSTESTIVTEITGSTESTISTESTEVTAVSGLTSSTESSAGTTEFTGSTEFTTEITGSTESSASTTEFTGSTEFTTEITGSTESSASTTEFTESTEITGSTESSASTTEFTGSTEFTTEITGSTESSASTTEFTGSTEFTTEITGSTESSASTTEFTGSTEFTTEITGSTESSVSTVEFTGSTESSESTSEYTPSTEYSSSTESSFGTTELTMSTETVFTESTTEFSSSTESTTSIMDIFTLKPRLCKRRKIKQCRHTQYGCCWDNITPAQGPFDKGCPIPRTCKESKFGCCEDGVSPALGSKFAGCPRYPCNETLFGCCPDNKTVSQGNDNEGCPPVCLSSKYGCCSDNVTEATGPHHKGCPEDTTTLEPTTESVTETTISTVSTEETTTTSGSTESSIPTEMTYLSTEVLTETTTAVNCNLTPYRCCPDGITTAEGPGFQGCGLPCSDTTFGCCQDAKTPAHGPSGEGCCLSSRFGCCPNDITPSRGPNQEGCECVHSPYGCCPDNKTSARGYDNEGCGCQFTPHGCCPDSLTTATGANYAGCPCYTFQFGCCPDGITISEGPRYQGCGCRNTEFGCCSDEKTPASGPNGEGCTCENSKFGCCIDGVTEAKGENYDGCTDTPKNLQEGCGMPKERGKCRNFTVKWYFDMDYGGCSRFWYGGCDGNENRYKSKEECEDICVQPRGADRCKLPKVSGPCEGYFLNWYYDKNFKTCTQFVYGGCLGNNNRFETKEECMNTCAVDTNPDPCRQKKEPGPCKGTYQRYYFDNDLEECQEFIYGGCKGNRNNFVTLESCKQQCAPAGKRKDLCSLPKSEGNCTDILATWYYDTSRKNCAPFYYSGCYGNLNNFETREACQSNCPPEIEMDTCHLPANPGECSNYVGRWYYDTRTKSCRQFYYGGCGGNGNNFETQQICEQICEKKEGKPALTSTTPQPQPSPPPSFTVDMCFLPSDSGPCLASFRKYYYDSRDGVCKEFIYGGCLGNGNNFDSIEQCLGYCRNAQDQCSLPPVRGPCDNDYLAYYYDKTTDSCQQFVYGGCSGNTNMFRDQESCETTCKKIPEPPPTYTQAPTTATDALMCFQQPDHGNCTDRFTAFYYDSVQQKCLPFMYTGCGGNSNRFNSEEQCQRQCGTFKDQDVCNLPRDPGPCRGYFVKYYYERSTGRCEQFAYGGCQGNGNRFSSEEECSHICITHEEKKPNVPASVLCRLPVDQGSCNMYQHKRWYFNDTKGECIAFIYSGCGGNFNNFKSYQYCLDYCKELLIVPETQPVTTQMPEHPCQAAFDECTTLRCAYGVEPFVDENECNRCRCRDPCMEIECLPDEQCAIDININKTSPQDADFIAICRKQIKPGTCPQLDISDNNCEVECRSDADCALQMKCCSTGCGTACVDPPAQLVTQEPPVITVGQIDEYQPPHVDPIVYKPEVSALIGDQATLRCAVSGNPNPRIRWSKDNIEIDGTQPRYRIKLDQSLQIITLHKTDSGIYLCTASNGVGQSITNQVKLEVIESEPRPVTMLSEQGDQPVVVSLNDPTTLNCMVLGYPFPTVTWWKDDSMIPFKNSEYEISKDYSLLIHSVRLQNLGIYTCQAYNGYGKAASWSVTVKARGPVHFSNPDDFKYNKWIINEEGIAFTTTTTTTTTTAAPILATTSFWDMPDTPLPPILPPYTEPSNYIVTDPIPEPGGREPPPSTIVPVRANITSNDQRYPVGSDIELPCEYGGSPTPQVQWYKDGVAIHETGKLHISETDGMSMLTIEQAIKADSGSYQCEATNAYSRASSMLEISIEGMYIHPSCIDNQFFANCALIVRANYCSHKYYAKFCCRSCTEAGLLPIDGPHIHKKKRHNVIENNLE